The sequence below is a genomic window from Fibrobacter sp..
CGCGTGTTTTTAATCAAAAATTTTTATGGCACCCCTGCGATGGAATCCTGAATTTTTGTAAATTTAACCGCGTTCGAAAAAATCGAAAAAACACGTTAAACCAAATAGGAGCTCACTATGAGTCTTACTCTCAACGACATCAAGCACTCGAAGATCAAGGCTTGGGTTGAAGAATGCATCGCTATGTGCGAACCGGACAACGTCGTCGTTGTCGACGGTTCCAAGGAAGAATATGACGCCCTCATGCAGAAGTGCGTGAAGGCCGGCCTCGCCACTCCGCTCAAGGCCAAGGAAAACTGCTTCCTGTTCCGTTCTCTCCCGTCTGACGTGGCTCGTGTCGAATCCCGTACGTTCATCTCCTCCGTGAAGGAAGAAGATGCAGGTCCGACCAACCACTGGATCGACCCGAAGGAACTCAAGGAAACCATGAAGGGCCTCTACAAGGGTTGTATGCACGGCCGTACCATGTACGTGATTCCGTTCTGCATGGGCCCGCTCGGTTCTCCGATCTCCAAGAACGGTATCGAACTGACCGACTCTGAATACGTTGTTCTCAACATGGACATCATGACTCGCGCCGGCAAGAAGGTTCTCGACATCCTCAATGCCGACCAGAACGCTGAATTCGTTCCGTGCCTCCACTCTGTTGGTAAGCCGCTCAACAACGGTGAAACCGACGGCGGCATCTGGCCCTGCGCAGACGTCGAACACAAGTACATCACTCAGTTCCCGGACGAAAAGCTCATTTGGTCCTACGGTTCTGGCTACGGTGGAAACGCCCTCCTCGGCAAGAAGTGCTTTGCTCTCCGCATTGCTACCGTTCTCGCTCGCGACGAAGGCTGGCTCGCCGAACACATGCTCATCCTCAAGCTCACGAACCCGAAGGGCGAAGTCAAGTACGTTACTGGCGCCTTCCCGTCTGCTTGCGGTAAGACGAACCTCGCCATGCTCATCCCGACTATCCCGGGCTGGAAGGTCGAAACCATCGGTGACGACATTGCATGGATGAAGTTTGGCAAGGATGGCCGTCTCTA
It includes:
- a CDS encoding phosphoenolpyruvate carboxykinase domain-containing protein — protein: MSLTLNDIKHSKIKAWVEECIAMCEPDNVVVVDGSKEEYDALMQKCVKAGLATPLKAKENCFLFRSLPSDVARVESRTFISSVKEEDAGPTNHWIDPKELKETMKGLYKGCMHGRTMYVIPFCMGPLGSPISKNGIELTDSEYVVLNMDIMTRAGKKVLDILNADQNAEFVPCLHSVGKPLNNGETDGGIWPCADVEHKYITQFPDEKLIWSYGSGYGGNALLGKKCFALRIATVLARDEGWLAEHMLILKLTNPKGEVKYVTGAFPSACGKTNLAMLIPTIPGWKVETIGDDIAWMKFGKDGRL